In Hahella sp. HNIBRBA332, the genomic window AAAAGAGGTCGCCACGCGTATGGCGTTGGCATCATTCCAACTGTTTCTGGTTTCCATCCAGTCGTCAGGCAAACGGGTGGGAACCCAGGATTCGGTGTAGTAATTCAGGGGCAGATTGACTTGCTTGGTGAATATGATGACGCCCCCGATATAGGTGGCCGCCGCCAGCATAATAAACCAGAACGACAGTGTTTTGCGTTGTCGCAGATTCGCCAATAACGCAATGATCGAAAACAGTCCGCCGCCAAAAAAGAAAGCAAAAAACATGGGATGCCGGACATTTTGATTAAACAAAGACTGCATTCTCGCGTAGGTCTCGCCATCGACCTGCATCATCGCCAGATTCACATTGAAAGTATAAGTCCAGAAGAACCCCGCCATCACGCCAAACACCAGCGTAGCCAGACCCAGGGTTCCGTTTTCCAGGAGGGTTAAGGGATATTTGTTCTGCATTTGACGCTCTCCCTCAATCTTTCGTTCGGTACAGAGAATCTCTCATCATAGCCAGCCAATAGCACTGGCTCATAAGAGTCACTGTCGAATTGTATTCGGCTAAAGTGACGACTCTGAGTTGGAAGATAACCTTCTAATTCCATTCAGAAATCAGAAGCCTAACTCCAATGACTGCCTGTGCAATATTTCATGAATGAAGAACAGAGTAAAGACGTTCACTTTGCCTTATACGACATGGTGGAAGATGCTTTAGACCGCACGCAAGAGATCAAAGCCTGATAGTCAACGTCTTGAAATGGTTACGTAATGCTCGTCTGTGTTTCCCTCCTCGCCATTCCAGCTCACACAAAGACTAAAGTCCTTTTTTACCGCATAGAGATACCATCGGTTCCAACAATCACACCTATTGATATACGAAATATATTCCTTAAGACTGCTCTCAAATAACTGGGATCGCTTGCCAAACTCAGAGTAGATATAGCACTCATCAAATAACGTATCGTCAAATTCGCTGACTTCAATCCAGTTAGTCTGATTCTTCAAATTGAGCCAGACTGGACCATGAGTACTCGGCTTTTTTCTTTCAAACTTAACCCTGAATATATCAGTAAATTCTTGATAGAAATTCCTGCACTTTTCATCGGAAAGCGGCTCTCCGAATGTAAATGGTATATCCATGTCTACTCAATCTCGATGACTAACAACAAATCCAGCCTAATCAGAGACTAGGCGGCGCCCGTCGCAGTTTCAGCTAAAGCGTTATTAGCGAATCCACAGCACAAAACTCAAATTTCGAACGCCAATAGCTGGTATTTTGGCGTCAGCAAGTGCGGATGATATTGGAATCGTCCAAATGTTGCATCCATGACCAGTACAGACGCTCTTTCACTTTGTGCGTGAGCCGAATGACCGGCGCAGACCGTGAGGAGGCGGCCAACATAATCAGCGGAGAATGATGAAGAAACCCATAACATATATAGCCAGCGCTAAGGCAGGGACTAATTTCCATTACCTCATCGTTTATCCAGCTTTGACACTCTCAATTAAGCTAGCATGGCCGTCTCTATTCAGCGCCTAAGATAGCGACAATTAACTGATAACGTCAGAGGCCCGGAAATGACAACGACGTTACAAGGTCACTTTCCCGACCAGTATTCCAAAGCCGCTATCCCCAGTGCCGTTTCGCTCCAGCCATCTCTTGTTCATCCAAAGGATAAAACTCAAAATCATGCAGGAACATAATGGCTTCGAAGATAGCCTTTCGCTGCACATCATCAAATAATTCAAAGCCATCCTGCCTATACTCCCCCGGGTTAACCAGACAGGAAATCAGGCTTTGAAAAATATCTCCGTTCAGCCTCTGTCGAATAGCAAGGCTGAGATAGGCGGGAATATGGAACTTAAAACCTTTCGGATCAAAGAAATGTATGCCGCCGATCCAACATAGTTCTTGAATGACTGTAGAGTCCAGAAGCTTCCGCCAATCATTCACTTCATCTTGATCTCTCGCTTTTGAACTCTTAGGTACCGTTCTGTAATGATCAATCTCTACGGTTTCACGCAGACTAATCCCGTCCTCAAGCGTTATGTTAGAAAAGGCTGAATTGATTCGTCTAAGCGCGTTCTTTTTCCTTAATCTTTTT contains:
- a CDS encoding DUF1772 domain-containing protein, producing MQNKYPLTLLENGTLGLATLVFGVMAGFFWTYTFNVNLAMMQVDGETYARMQSLFNQNVRHPMFFAFFFGGGLFSIIALLANLRQRKTLSFWFIMLAAATYIGGVIIFTKQVNLPLNYYTESWVPTRLPDDWMETRNSWNDANAIRVATSFLPFLFCISALVMRTFNQGGTAKLS
- a CDS encoding DUF6714 family protein yields the protein MSKRLRKKNALRRINSAFSNITLEDGISLRETVEIDHYRTVPKSSKARDQDEVNDWRKLLDSTVIQELCWIGGIHFFDPKGFKFHIPAYLSLAIRQRLNGDIFQSLISCLVNPGEYRQDGFELFDDVQRKAIFEAIMFLHDFEFYPLDEQEMAGAKRHWG